CAGAACCCGTCATACGCGCGGAGCGTGCGAAATAAAAACAGGCCTTTCGCGCCGACAGGAGGTAGCTGTCAGTTGCCCAGATAGCGACGGTTCAGCGCCTCCCACTCATCACTGCCGATGTACTCCAGCATCACCCGGTTGATGTCGTTGCGCCAGGGGGAATCCAGCGGAAGAGCGATGCCGTAGTACTGCTCGTTGAACGTCCGGGGCAGCACACGTACCTTGTTGGGAAACTCGTTGGTCGCGTAATAGCGGATGATCGGAGCGTCATGGACGAACGCGTCGATGGCATCCTCGGAAACGGCGCGCAGGCCGTCGGATATGGTTTCAAACGTCTGGTAGCGGATACGGTTCTCATCCAGGTAATCAAGGGTGGCGGAATGCTGAAGGGCGCCGACACGCACATGGGGAAGATCCTGCGGACCCGATATGCGGCTGTCCAGCCGGGTGACGGTCAGACTGGAAGCGATCGATGCGGTGAAAAACGAAACCAGAATAATGCCCGCAAACATCCAGATGAAACCGACGGTGCGGCCCGCGAACGTGACCGGCGCTTTGTCGCCGTAACCGACGGTGGTCATGGTCACCGCCGCCCACCAGAAACCGCTGCCGATACCCTCAGCCGGCGTTCCCCCGAAGTGGTCGGGATTGTGCCGTCGCTCAAACCACCAGGCCAGCACGCCCCAGAAGAGCAACAGCAGAATCAGCAGCGCGACGATCCAGAGAAACTCCGGGGAAAATATTGCCATGAAAGCCTGCCACAGTCCGGATGGAGTATAGGTGGCGGCAATGCCCAGGCCGGTGACCAGAAAAGGGTGGGTGAAATCCAGCATCTCCTCCCGCTCGGCGGTGATGGTCAGGGCCGAGGCTGCGGCAAACAGCTCCGGGGCGTGCCGGAGGGTGTCCTCCACAATCCGCACCCCGTCAAGCAGTCC
The Balneolales bacterium ANBcel1 DNA segment above includes these coding regions:
- a CDS encoding transporter substrate-binding domain-containing protein, encoding MIKCCKSTTLVTTILIYALAAGGTGRAWAAEIDAIGPESGASAGTEQVTVGVRVVPPFVIAEPDGSYSGLTIALWEHIADQLGIAYQLEERDIQGLLDGVRIVEDTLRHAPELFAAASALTITAEREEMLDFTHPFLVTGLGIAATYTPSGLWQAFMAIFSPEFLWIVALLILLLLFWGVLAWWFERRHNPDHFGGTPAEGIGSGFWWAAVTMTTVGYGDKAPVTFAGRTVGFIWMFAGIILVSFFTASIASSLTVTRLDSRISGPQDLPHVRVGALQHSATLDYLDENRIRYQTFETISDGLRAVSEDAIDAFVHDAPIIRYYATNEFPNKVRVLPRTFNEQYYGIALPLDSPWRNDINRVMLEYIGSDEWEALNRRYLGN